The following coding sequences are from one Gossypium hirsutum isolate 1008001.06 chromosome A12, Gossypium_hirsutum_v2.1, whole genome shotgun sequence window:
- the LOC121211413 gene encoding uncharacterized protein, which produces MRNPILIKGLVFSSRDILKDAIKQYGRINRVVTKLTRNDKLRVKAVCVPSCPWALWASKLNPKDPMDGSWQIKTLVNHHKCGKVMKNKNITSKWMARHYLQKFQVDPNYSLTSLQNDIRVDFGTIVSQTKCMRAKIGALELVQGNHKAQYANIYDYLLELRKSNPGTTTICKLDCRLFQRLYICLEACKSGWLTGCRRIIGLDGCWLKGYYGGNLLAAVGVDANDCIYPVAFAVVQSENKQSWFWFLELLQRDLEIDNSYNICFMSDKQKVL; this is translated from the coding sequence ATGAGGAACCCTATATTGATAAAGGGTTTGGTTTTCTCTAGTAGAGACATTTTAAAAGATGCAATTAAACAGTATGGGAGGATAAATAGGGTAGTAACCAAACTAACTAGGAATGACAAGCTTAGGGTGAAAGCAGTCTGTGTACCTAGTTGTCCATGGGCATTATGGGCATCCAAATTAAATCCCAAGGATCCAATGGATGGGAGTTGGCAAATTAAGACCTTAGTCAACCACCATAAGTGTGGCAAGGtaatgaaaaataagaatattACTTCAAAGTGGATGGCTAGACattatttacaaaaatttcaagttgatCCCAATTATTCCTTAACATCCTTACAAAATGATATTAGGGTGGATTTTGGAACAATAGTGTCTCAGACTAAATGTATGAGAGCTAAGATTGGGGCTTTGGAACTAGTTCAAGGGAATCACAAAGCCCAATATGCCAATATATATGATTATCTACTTGAGTTAAGGAAAAGCAACCCTGGTACAACAACCATCTGTAAATTAGACTGTAGGCTATTTCAGAGGCTTTATATATGCCTTGAAGCATGCAAATCAGGTTGGTTAACTGGTTGTAGGAGAATTATAGGGTTAGATGGGTGTTGGCTGAAGGGATATTATGGTGGAAATTTGCTTGCTGCTGTTGGGGTTGATGCCAATGATTGTATATATCCAGTGGCTTTTGCTGTAGTTCAGAGTGAAAACAAACAATCATGGTTTTGGTTCCTTGAGTTGTTACAGAGGGATTTGGAGATCGACAACTCCTACAATATATGCTTCATGTCTGACAAACAAAAGGTACTATAA
- the LOC121210890 gene encoding acidic endochitinase-like → MAFKLKISVPFIYLIVLVLATGSNGGGISIYWGQNGNEGTLADTCATGNYEYVNIAFLATFGNGQTPMINLAGHCDPYSNGCTGLSSDIKSCQAKGVKVILSIGGGAGSYSLASSDDARQVATYLWNNFLGGTSSSRPLGPAILDGIDFDIEGGTGEYWDDLAKYLSGYSNVAGPFARAQERNKRPSTLAQQPSPHQTRVSETETLVSHLPLLSVSRTSHRHLSSTCSHHLLEHLQT, encoded by the coding sequence ATGGCATTCAAGCTTAAAATATCAGTTCCATTCATCTACTTGATTGTTTTGGTGCTAGCAACTGGTTCCAATGGTGGTGGGATTTCCATCTATTGGGGCCAAAATGGCAACGAAGGCACCCTTGCAGACACTTGCGCTACGGGGAATTATGAATACGTGAATATAGCCTTCTTGGCAACATTTGGAAATGGCCAAACTCCAATGATAAACCTCGCCGGTCATTGCGATCCTTATAGCAACGGTTGTACTGGGTTAAGTTCCGATATTAAATCGTGTCAAGCCAAAGGTGTTAAAGTGATTCTTTCTATAGGTGGAGGCGCCGGTAGTTACTCCCTCGCTTCGTCAGATGACGCTAGGCAAGTCGCAACGTATCTTTGGAACAATTTCTTAGGGGGAACATCGTCGTCTCGACCGCTTGGACCGGCTATCCTTGATGGAATTGACTTTGACATCGAGGGAGGTACTGGTGAATACTGGGACGATCTCGCAAAGTACCTTTCTGGATATAGTAACGTTGCAGGcccatttgcccgggcccaagaaagaaataaaaggccCAGCACCCTGGCCCAACAGCCAAGCCCACATcagactagggtttcagaaactgaAACCCTAGTATCCCACTTGCCGCTGCTCTCTGTCAGCCGCACGTCCCATCGCCATCTCTCCTCCACCTGCTCCCATCACCTCCTTGAACACCTGCAAACATGA